The proteins below come from a single Balaenoptera musculus isolate JJ_BM4_2016_0621 chromosome 1, mBalMus1.pri.v3, whole genome shotgun sequence genomic window:
- the FAM131C gene encoding protein FAM131C — protein MGSCVSRDLLTSTHKDCPMPQGTAPLNPDLPSSRPPIVAPDHVTGKDKQMDFCWDPWQRCFQTTNGYLSDSRSCSSNYNVAALATSSLVGVVQSIKDHITKPTAMARGRVAHLIEWKGWSAQRSGWELSAAEDEHYCCLPDELREARFAAGVAEQFAITEATLSAWSSLDDEELHPENSPQDIIQLQDLESIYLQDSLLSVPSQDDSLLAFSSPDGWPSPDEPPTIASGPQPPSPEQQHRQQLLGAPGPERGARLQGSLPSVDSGSLSEEEDEVFCN, from the exons ATGGGCTCCTGCGTGTCGCGAG atttgCTCACAAGTACCCACAAGGACTGCCCCATGCCCCAGGGCACGGCCCCCCTGAACCCAGACTTGCCCTCCAGCCGCCCACCCATCGTGGCTCCAGACCATGTCACTGGCAAG GACAAACAGATGGATTTCTGTTGGGATCCTTGGCAG AGGTGCTTCCAGACCACCAACGGCTACCTGTCCGACTCCAGATCCTGCTCCAGCAACTACAACGTGGCAGCCCTGGCCACCTCATCCCTTGTGG GAGTGGTGCAGAGCATCAAGGATCACATCACAAAGCCCACGGCCATGGCACGTGGTCGCGTGGCCCACCTCATCGAGTGGAAGGGCTGGAGTGCCCAGCGCTCAGGCTGGGAGCTGTCCGCAGCCGAGGACGAGCATTACTGCTGCCTCCCAGATGAGCTGCGTGAGGCCCGCTTTGCCGCAG GGGTTGCCGAGCAGTTTGCCATCACGGAGGCCACACTGAGTGCCTGGTCCTCGCTGGACGACGAGGAGCTGCACCCAGAGAACAGCCCCCAGGACATCATCCAGCTACAGG ACCTGGAGAGCATCTACCTTCAGGACAGTCTTCTGAGTGTCCCCTCGCAGGATGACAGTCTTCTGGCCTTCTCCTCCCCCGATGGATGGCCCTCACCTGACGAGCCCCCCACCATAGCCTCTGGCCCGCAGCCCCCCAGCCCCGAACAGCAGCACCGGCAGCAGCTGCTGGGGGCCCCGGGGCCCGAGCGGGGGGCCCGCCTGCAGGGCTCCCTCCCGTCGGTGGACAGCGGCTCCCTCTCAGAGGAGGAGGACGAGGTGTTCTGTAACTGA